ACGCAGTAACTTTTTACTTTGACTGGCAATGGTGGATACAGCAATAACATGATCCGGCTCAATAGCGTGTTTGATACCAAGAACAAATCCCAAACCAAGTATGGAAACTAAACCAATTTCCATCCTATTTCCCCCTTTATTTTATAAAAATGAAGTAAAGCTAATTATAACATAGAAAAAGAATTATCTTATTTTTAATCTATTTGAAATTTAAAGTAGAATATAAAAATTTCCCTATCTGCTATAAAGTTATAAATCATATAATAGAAAGTGATATAGTGAACAAACAATTTCTTTTTATTTGTATGGAAAAGGAGAAGTACCTAAAAAATGAAAAATTATCGTTTTCCTGTAATTTTATTACTAACGATACTCATTGGCGCTATGATCGGATTAGTTATGGAGGAAGACGCCGTGATTCTCCAGCCGATCGGTGATGTCTTTTTAAATTTATTATTTACGATCATTGTTCCACTTATTTTCTTTACGATTTCCTCTTCTATAGCAAATATGAATGGAGCAAAAAGGTTAGGGAAAATTCTTGGCTGGATGTTTGGAACCTTCCTCTTTACTGGCCTTGTTTCAGCGATTTATATGTACTTTGTAGTTAAGTTCGTGAACCCTGGGGAAGGCGTAAGCCTAAAACTGGTAAAACCGGAAGCAGCCGAAGAGCTAAATCCAGTTGCACAAATAGTCAAAACCTTTACTGTACCTGACTTTGTTGAGTTATTCTCACGAAGCAATATGTTGGCGCTTATCGTGATATCCATTCTAATTGGGTTCGCCGCGCAATCAGTTGGAGAACGCGGAAAGCCTTTTACGAGTTTTTTAAGTTCAGGCTCAGAAGTAATGATGAAGGTTGTTTCTTTAATCATGTATCTAGCACCTATTGGTCTAGGAGCTTATTTTGCAACTTTAGTTGGTCAGTACGGTCCGATTCTATTAGGCTCTTATATTAAAGCCGGTATCACCTATTATGTGGCTTCAATTGTCTATTTCTTTGTGGCGTTTACGATATATGCGTTTATGGCAGGTAAGGGACAAGGAATTAGAGTGTTTTGGAGCAATATGCTGGCTCCCTCCATTACGGCGCTGGCTACCTGTTCGAGTGCTGCTTCCATTCCAGTTAATCTAGAAGCTTCGAAAAGAATGGGAATCAAAGAGGATATTCGTGATACAACAATTCCGTTAGGGGCAGCCTTACATAAAGATGGCTCTGTTATCGGCGGTGTGTTGAAGATTGTATTCCTGTTTGGAATCTTTGATATGAATAACACAGGAATTGGCACTTTTTTCTTGATTATCAGTGTTTCCCTTTTGGTTGGAGCAGTGATGGGAGCTATTCCAAGCGGAGGTATGATCGGGGAAATGTTAATCTTAAGTTTATTTGGGTTTCCTCCTGAGGCGCTGCCAATCATTGCCGCGATCTCTACGTTAATTGACCCGCCTGCAACGATGCTGAACGCAAGCGGCGATAATGTTGCGGGGATGATGGTTTCAAGAATGGTTGAAGGCAGGAATTGGCTTAAGAAGACAGCATAAAATAAGGGTGCTCCGCTTTCGGGGCACCCTTGCTATTTAGATTACACCTTGTGCAATCATTGCGTCTGCTACTTTTAAGAAACCTGCAATATTGGCACCGACAACCAGGTTGCCTGGATAGCCGTATTCTTCGGCAGCATTCATACTGTTACGATAGATGTTGATCATAATTTGGTGCAATTTTGCATCCACTTCTTCAAATGTCCAAGAAAGTCTTTGGCTATTTTGAGCCATTTCAAGCGCAGATACGGCAACACCGCCAGCATTAGCTGCTTTTCCAGGGGCAAATAAAATATCGTTTTCTAAGAATACCTCAACTGCTTCAAGAGTGGATGGCATATTAGCACCCTCTCCAACAGCTTTTACACCATTAGAAACGAGGATTTTTGCAGATTCCTCATCAATTTCATTTTGAGTTGCACATGGTAACGCAATATCACAAGGAATTGACCAAATGCCAGCACAGCCCTCATAATACTGTGCTTCTGGATGCGCAAGGACATATTCGCTGATTCTCTTACGTTCTACTTCTTTAATTCGTTTAACAGTCTCAAGATTGATGCCGGATGGATCGTAAACATATCCATTAGAATCGCTGCAGGCAACTACCTTTGCACCTAATTGCGTTGCTTTTTCAATCGCATAAATGGAAACATTTCCTGAACCAGAAACCACAACCGTGCTTCCTTCAAAGCTATAACCTTTGTCAGCAAGCATTTCGTTTACAAAGTAAACAGTACCGTAACCAGTTGCTTCTGTTCGTCCTAAACTACCGCCGTATCCAAGGCCTTTACCAGTTAACACGCCTGCTTCATAAGCACCGCGGATTTTCTTATACTGTCCGAACATATAACCGATTTCACGTGCACCAACACCAATATCGCCTGCTGGGACGTCGACATCAGGTCCAATATGTCTGTAAAGCTCAGACATAAAGCTTTGTGTAAAGCGCATAATCTCATTATCTGATTTGCCTTTCGGATCAAAATCAGATCCGCCTTTACCTCCGCCAATTGGCTGACCAGTTAGTGAATTCTTAAAGATTTGCTCAAAACCTAGGAATTTAATAATACTGGCATTTACGGATGGGTGGAAGCGTAATCCGCCTTTATAAGGTCCGATTGCACTGTTAAACTGTATACGGAAGCCGCGGTTTACTTGAACTTGCCCTTTATCATCGACCCAAGGAACACGGAAGTAAATGACTCTTTCAGGCTCTACGATTCTTTCAAGAATATTGTGCTCCATGTATTTCGGATGTTTCGCAAAAACAGGAATTAGGGAGTCAAAGATTTCCTTAACTGCTTGGTGAAATTCAGATTCATAAGCATTTCTACATACAACTTTATTAAACACTTCGTCCACATATTGAAGTGCTGTGCCTTGTGCATCATGTTTTAACTGTTCAATTGTTTTCAAGCTATCCACCTCTTTATTGGGAAGTTATTTTTTTAAATAATTAGATTATTAATAACCAATATTCTATAATTAAATAATAATCTTAACAATATTAATAATAGATAACATTCATCTCATAATGAGATGAATCGAGGTGAGCATTTTGGAATTACGACAGATTCAATACTTTATGGAAGTAGCGAAACGCGAGCATGTTACCGAGGCCGCAACCGCACTGCACGTCGCACAATCGGCTGTAAGTAGGCAAATCTTTAACCTCGAAAATGAGCTAGGCGTTAATTTATTCATCCGCGAGGGACGAAACGTCAAACTGACGATGATTGGGCAGATGTTTCTAGAGCATATGGAACAAGCGGTGAAGGTAATTGACGAGGCACAACGAGAAATTAAGGAATACTTAGACCCCATGAAAGGGACAATTCGTATAGGATTTCCAAGCAGCTTGGCTGCGTATACACTTCCTACCTCCATATCTGCCTTTCGTGAACACTACCCTCAAGTCAAATTTCAACTAAAACAGAGTACATATAAAGAGCTGATTGAGGGGGTTATGAATGGTGAATTCGATATGGCATTAATCGGGCCTGTTCCAAAACACGAGAAGAAGATAGTGGGGACAACATTATTTACATTATTTACAGATAATATTGTCGCACTCCTACCTTCTAGTCACCCTTTGGCCAAACAGTCAGCGATAAAATTAAGTCAACTGCATGAAGAATCCTTTGTCTTGTTTCCAAAGGAATATATATTAAGGGAAATTATCGTACAAGCATGTGAACAGCTTGGTTTCCAGCCGAAGGTGTCCTTTGAGGGAGTAGATATTGATTCGATAAAGGGTTTGGTTTCAGCAGGCCTTGGGATCACACTCATTCCGGAAATCACGCTGGTGGACGGATTCCCTCGTTCAACTGTAAAGGTACCAATTATTGAACCTGAGGTGAGCCGTACGGTCGGGGTCATTATTCCGCGAGAACGCAAAATGCTCCCTACGGTCAGACTTTTTTATGACTTTTTAAAAGATTTCTTTTCCATATTGGATCGCTACCAAATGTAAAAGCCCAACCAAATAGTTGGGCTTAATTTTATGCTTTTTGTTCGAAAAGCTTTGCTATTTCAATGACAGTGTTGGTTGCTTTAATCATATTATCCACTGAAATAAATTCATACTTACCGTGGAAGTTCTCTCCGCCTGTAAAAATATTCGGAGTCGGGAGACCCATATAAGAAAGCTGTGAGCCATCCGTACCGCCGCGTATTGGCTTAATGAGCGGTTTGATATCAAGGTTTTCCATGGCCTGTTGGGCAATGTCGACAATTTCCATAACTGGTTTGATTTTTTCACCCATGTTGTAATATTGATCTTTTAATTCTAGTAGGATGGTATCTTTGCCGTATCTTTCGTTGAGCATGTCGACAATGCTTTCGATTCTATTTTTTCTCGCTGCGAAGATTTCTTTGTCGTGATCACGGATAATATAATACATTTTCGTTTGCTCGACATCACCGTTGAAGGAAATCAGATGGAAGAAACCTTCATAACCTTCTGTATGTTCTGGTGCTTCCAGGGCTGGCAGCTGGCTATGTAATTCCATGGCAATCTTCATTGAATTCACCATTTTATCTTTTGCTGAACCTGGATGGATATTGGTGCCCTTAATTGTAATTTTAGCAGCTGCCGCATTAAAGCTTTCGTATTCTAACTCCCCTAGTGGGCCACCGTCGACAGTGTAAGCGTATTTGGCGTTGAATGCTGCTACGTCAAACTTATGCGGACCTCTGCCAATCTCCTCATCCGGCGTGAACGCAACGCGAACCTTACCATGCTTAATTTCTGGATGTTGGATTAGGTAAGACATTGCGGTCATGATTTCAGCGATGCCGGCTTTGTTATCGGCACCCAGCAGTGTGGTACCATCCGTAGTGATCAACGTGTGCCCTTTATAGCTTGGCAGGCTAGGGAAATCCTTCGTTGTCATGGTGACGGTTGGGTTAAGAGGGATATCATTCCCATCATAGTTTTCAATGATTTGCGGATTCACATTCTTGCCAGTGAAATCGGTTGCAGTATCGACGTGAGCCAAAAACCCGATCGTTGGTACATCCTTGTCGGTATTGGAAGGAAGGGTTGCCATCACATACCCATTTTCATCGATCGTCACCTCTTGCATTCCAATTGACTTTAACTCCTCAACCAGCATGTTGGCTAACGTGAGTTGTCCAGGTGTAGAAGGACAGCTTTCATTGCTCTCATTCGACTGCGTATCCACCTTCACATAGGAAGTAAATCTCTCAATGATTTCGTTTTTCACTTTTGCAGCACTCCCCTTATCATTTTTACAACCTAATAATAGCACGTTGATGAGGTTGGGAGGAAATGGGAGATTGGGGTTGATGAAAATAGGTATTCTGGGTTGGAATATTGGCGGATAGCCGAGATTAGTTGCGGATAGCGAGAAACACTGGCGGATGGCGAGAAACACTGGCGGATAGCGAGAAACACTGGCGGATGGCGAGAAATACTGGCGGATGGCGAGAAACACTGGCGGATGGCGAGAAATACTGGCGGATGGCGAGAAACACTGGCGGATGGCGAGAAATACTGGCGGATA
This genomic stretch from Neobacillus niacini harbors:
- a CDS encoding dicarboxylate/amino acid:cation symporter; the protein is MKNYRFPVILLLTILIGAMIGLVMEEDAVILQPIGDVFLNLLFTIIVPLIFFTISSSIANMNGAKRLGKILGWMFGTFLFTGLVSAIYMYFVVKFVNPGEGVSLKLVKPEAAEELNPVAQIVKTFTVPDFVELFSRSNMLALIVISILIGFAAQSVGERGKPFTSFLSSGSEVMMKVVSLIMYLAPIGLGAYFATLVGQYGPILLGSYIKAGITYYVASIVYFFVAFTIYAFMAGKGQGIRVFWSNMLAPSITALATCSSAASIPVNLEASKRMGIKEDIRDTTIPLGAALHKDGSVIGGVLKIVFLFGIFDMNNTGIGTFFLIISVSLLVGAVMGAIPSGGMIGEMLILSLFGFPPEALPIIAAISTLIDPPATMLNASGDNVAGMMVSRMVEGRNWLKKTA
- the gdhA gene encoding NADP-specific glutamate dehydrogenase, producing the protein MKTIEQLKHDAQGTALQYVDEVFNKVVCRNAYESEFHQAVKEIFDSLIPVFAKHPKYMEHNILERIVEPERVIYFRVPWVDDKGQVQVNRGFRIQFNSAIGPYKGGLRFHPSVNASIIKFLGFEQIFKNSLTGQPIGGGKGGSDFDPKGKSDNEIMRFTQSFMSELYRHIGPDVDVPAGDIGVGAREIGYMFGQYKKIRGAYEAGVLTGKGLGYGGSLGRTEATGYGTVYFVNEMLADKGYSFEGSTVVVSGSGNVSIYAIEKATQLGAKVVACSDSNGYVYDPSGINLETVKRIKEVERKRISEYVLAHPEAQYYEGCAGIWSIPCDIALPCATQNEIDEESAKILVSNGVKAVGEGANMPSTLEAVEVFLENDILFAPGKAANAGGVAVSALEMAQNSQRLSWTFEEVDAKLHQIMINIYRNSMNAAEEYGYPGNLVVGANIAGFLKVADAMIAQGVI
- a CDS encoding LysR family transcriptional regulator; this translates as MELRQIQYFMEVAKREHVTEAATALHVAQSAVSRQIFNLENELGVNLFIREGRNVKLTMIGQMFLEHMEQAVKVIDEAQREIKEYLDPMKGTIRIGFPSSLAAYTLPTSISAFREHYPQVKFQLKQSTYKELIEGVMNGEFDMALIGPVPKHEKKIVGTTLFTLFTDNIVALLPSSHPLAKQSAIKLSQLHEESFVLFPKEYILREIIVQACEQLGFQPKVSFEGVDIDSIKGLVSAGLGITLIPEITLVDGFPRSTVKVPIIEPEVSRTVGVIIPRERKMLPTVRLFYDFLKDFFSILDRYQM
- the pepT gene encoding peptidase T, producing MKNEIIERFTSYVKVDTQSNESNESCPSTPGQLTLANMLVEELKSIGMQEVTIDENGYVMATLPSNTDKDVPTIGFLAHVDTATDFTGKNVNPQIIENYDGNDIPLNPTVTMTTKDFPSLPSYKGHTLITTDGTTLLGADNKAGIAEIMTAMSYLIQHPEIKHGKVRVAFTPDEEIGRGPHKFDVAAFNAKYAYTVDGGPLGELEYESFNAAAAKITIKGTNIHPGSAKDKMVNSMKIAMELHSQLPALEAPEHTEGYEGFFHLISFNGDVEQTKMYYIIRDHDKEIFAARKNRIESIVDMLNERYGKDTILLELKDQYYNMGEKIKPVMEIVDIAQQAMENLDIKPLIKPIRGGTDGSQLSYMGLPTPNIFTGGENFHGKYEFISVDNMIKATNTVIEIAKLFEQKA